From one Phocaeicola salanitronis DSM 18170 genomic stretch:
- a CDS encoding FtsB family cell division protein yields the protein MSKLKAVWNYIRRHKYLITILAFLLIIGVLDEENNLIQRVRHKREIFELKREIKHYRDQYDEDSRELKELLSNPEMLEKVAREKYLMKKPNEDIYIFEEDLDKKNEE from the coding sequence ATGAGTAAACTTAAAGCCGTGTGGAATTACATCCGCCGCCACAAATACCTGATAACCATTTTGGCGTTTCTCTTGATTATCGGCGTGTTGGACGAAGAGAATAACCTGATACAACGGGTCAGGCACAAGCGTGAAATCTTCGAGCTGAAGCGTGAAATCAAGCATTACCGCGACCAGTACGACGAGGATAGCCGGGAGTTGAAAGAACTTTTGTCCAACCCCGAAATGTTGGAGAAGGTGGCGCGTGAGAAATACCTGATGAAGAAACCGAACGAAGACATTTACATCTTCGAAGAAGACTTGGACAAGAAAAATGAAGAATAA
- a CDS encoding DUF6722 family protein has translation MWKEKLGGYLIDVSKYVLTGIVIASLFKDMGNNKLLVYGIGMLVAGFTLLSGLLLTNKKEKK, from the coding sequence ATGTGGAAAGAAAAATTGGGAGGATACTTGATTGATGTATCCAAGTATGTGTTGACGGGCATTGTGATTGCCTCTTTGTTCAAAGATATGGGCAATAACAAGCTATTGGTGTACGGAATCGGAATGTTAGTAGCCGGTTTTACGTTATTGTCAGGTTTATTGTTAACAAATAAAAAAGAGAAGAAGTGA
- the queF gene encoding preQ(1) synthase has protein sequence MERKDELTILGKTTAYKQDYAPEVLEAFTNKHPENDYWVRFNCPEFTSLCPITGQPDFAEIRISYLPDMKMVESKSLKLYLFSFRNHGDFHEDCVNIIMKDLIRLMDPKYIEVTGIFTPRGGISIYPYCNYGRPGTKYEELAEYRMRNHDI, from the coding sequence ATGGAAAGAAAAGACGAATTGACTATCTTGGGAAAGACCACCGCTTACAAGCAAGATTATGCCCCCGAAGTGTTGGAGGCGTTTACTAACAAGCATCCCGAAAACGACTATTGGGTACGGTTTAATTGTCCGGAGTTTACCAGTCTATGCCCCATTACAGGGCAGCCCGACTTTGCGGAAATACGCATCAGCTATCTGCCCGATATGAAAATGGTGGAAAGTAAAAGCTTGAAACTATACCTCTTCAGCTTCCGCAATCACGGAGACTTCCATGAGGATTGTGTAAACATCATCATGAAAGACCTTATCCGCCTGATGGATCCGAAGTACATCGAGGTAACGGGCATCTTCACACCCCGTGGAGGCATCTCCATCTACCCGTATTGCAATTATGGGCGCCCCGGCACAAAGTACGAAGAACTGGCGGAATACCGGATGAGAAATCACGATATTTAG
- a CDS encoding DNA polymerase III subunit gamma/tau, with product MENYIVSARKYRPSTFDTVVGQRALTTTLKNAIANHKLAHAYLFCGPRGVGKTTCARIFAKTINCLHPTSEGEACNACESCVAFNEQRSYNIHELDAASNNSVEDIRSLIEQVRIPPQVGKYKVYIIDEVHMLSQAAFNAFLKTLEEPPRHAIFILATTEKHKILPTILSRCQIYDFNRISVNDMVEHLESVASKEHIDAEPEALTVIAQKADGGMRDALSIFDQVASFTNGHITYRSVIENLNVLDYEYYFKLTDFILENKVPECLLTFNDVLQKGFDGNHFITGLASHFRDLLVSHDPSTLPLLEAGASIRERYLAQAQKCTAPFLFKAMKLCNDCDLNYRVSKNKRLLIELTLIQLAQLTEPDAESEGRSPTQTLKPLFNQARPVQVSQPAAQTSVASEPQPAYQPPQAAPAPPVHPNPMQKIDTGKKIPVMKAGSMNISIKRPHAAQTNTNATQTNVKAPATDEQAYEDYIINEKDLNVYWNEFAANLPKEEAANAARMRNIRPHLLEDGVTFEAVVDNDMVQKDMQNLRTSIETHLRGRLHNRKITMKVRVSEQGEHVRAYSHLERFQMMSKKNPDLLKLKEELGLELA from the coding sequence ATGGAGAATTACATCGTATCGGCACGCAAATACCGCCCTTCCACCTTCGACACGGTCGTGGGACAAAGGGCACTGACCACTACCTTGAAGAACGCCATAGCCAACCACAAGCTGGCTCACGCTTATTTGTTCTGCGGTCCACGAGGGGTAGGAAAAACCACTTGTGCGCGTATTTTTGCCAAAACCATCAATTGCCTTCATCCTACTTCCGAGGGCGAAGCATGCAATGCATGCGAATCGTGTGTCGCTTTCAACGAGCAGCGTTCTTATAACATCCATGAACTGGATGCGGCATCGAACAACTCGGTGGAAGACATCCGCTCGCTTATCGAGCAGGTACGCATCCCGCCTCAGGTGGGCAAGTACAAGGTGTACATCATCGACGAGGTGCACATGCTTTCGCAAGCAGCATTCAACGCTTTCCTCAAAACGCTGGAAGAGCCTCCCCGGCATGCCATTTTCATCCTTGCTACGACCGAGAAGCACAAGATACTCCCCACCATCCTGAGCCGCTGCCAGATATACGATTTCAACCGCATCAGCGTGAACGACATGGTGGAGCATCTGGAAAGCGTAGCCTCGAAAGAGCACATAGACGCGGAACCCGAGGCACTAACGGTTATTGCCCAAAAAGCGGACGGAGGAATGCGCGACGCATTGTCTATCTTCGACCAGGTGGCAAGCTTCACCAACGGACACATCACTTACCGGAGCGTCATCGAAAACCTGAATGTGCTGGATTACGAATATTATTTCAAACTGACGGATTTCATTCTGGAAAACAAAGTGCCCGAATGCCTTCTTACATTCAACGATGTATTGCAGAAAGGATTCGACGGCAACCATTTCATCACAGGGTTAGCTTCGCATTTCCGCGACCTGCTGGTAAGCCATGACCCGTCTACCCTCCCTTTGCTGGAAGCTGGCGCTTCTATCCGTGAAAGGTATCTGGCACAAGCACAAAAATGCACCGCTCCGTTTCTGTTCAAGGCAATGAAGCTCTGCAACGATTGTGACCTGAACTACCGGGTGAGCAAAAACAAACGTCTGCTAATAGAACTGACCCTAATCCAACTGGCACAACTTACCGAGCCCGATGCAGAAAGTGAGGGGCGTAGCCCTACACAGACTCTCAAACCCTTATTCAACCAAGCCCGACCCGTCCAGGTCTCCCAGCCTGCGGCACAAACGTCTGTAGCTTCCGAGCCTCAACCGGCTTACCAACCGCCCCAAGCCGCTCCGGCTCCTCCGGTACACCCGAATCCGATGCAAAAGATAGACACAGGCAAAAAGATTCCTGTAATGAAAGCAGGAAGCATGAATATCTCTATCAAGCGCCCGCATGCCGCACAAACGAATACGAACGCAACACAGACGAATGTAAAGGCTCCAGCAACCGATGAACAGGCATACGAAGACTACATCATCAATGAAAAGGACTTGAACGTGTACTGGAACGAATTTGCCGCAAACCTTCCGAAGGAAGAAGCGGCAAACGCAGCACGCATGCGCAACATCCGTCCGCACCTGCTGGAAGACGGGGTGACTTTCGAGGCTGTTGTAGACAACGATATGGTGCAAAAAGACATGCAGAATTTGCGCACAAGCATCGAGACCCACCTGCGCGGACGGCTTCATAACCGTAAAATCACAATGAAGGTACGCGTAAGCGAACAAGGCGAACACGTGCGTGCCTATAGTCATCTGGAACGCTTCCAAATGATGAGCAAGAAAAACCCCGACCTCCTGAAACTGAAAGAGGAACTGGGGCTGGAACTTGCCTGA